A region of Pyxidicoccus parkwaysis DNA encodes the following proteins:
- a CDS encoding serine/threonine-protein kinase: MEPDVFNPASLLPDTRIGPWRLLRQRGLGAYGVVYRAVRAEAPDADAVALKLALHPGDARFAREAELLSRVRHPAVPRLLDHGHWQPRGTLSFPWLVMDWVEGIPLYAWAQAQRPSSRQVLQLLARLARALEATHSAGGLHRDVKGDNVLVRREDAQPFLMDFGSGHYLGAATLTREPLPPGTPAYHSPEAWGSIRGFGKRASTPYAPGPTDDLFALGVTAYRLITAKYPPVAHPEDDDAWLWRPEELPHWTARIYNRRCIPELSALVSRMLSPQPEARGGAREVAEALENAARSAGREADVPLFTGEEPHPAGLFPRPQHVKVQRPPRPRRWSWLAAASLGGALALSAGGLLNVSRSEEPATPQLAAQEESEEARDGGTVALGDTALTARVTPERAPSEWSPITDDLPPKPLPDQRRPDASGRCPSKVQVAINGGCWTKLPVDQKDCDGADGFEYRGACYIPAMRKPRPATSSPAKRNGSP; the protein is encoded by the coding sequence ATGGAGCCTGACGTCTTCAATCCGGCAAGCCTGCTCCCCGACACGCGCATCGGCCCGTGGCGTCTGCTGAGGCAACGCGGCCTGGGCGCCTACGGTGTCGTCTACCGCGCCGTGCGAGCAGAGGCGCCAGACGCGGACGCCGTGGCCCTCAAGCTGGCCCTGCACCCGGGGGATGCGCGCTTCGCGCGGGAGGCTGAATTGCTCTCACGCGTCCGCCACCCCGCAGTCCCCCGCCTGCTCGACCATGGCCACTGGCAGCCCCGGGGGACGCTTTCCTTCCCATGGCTCGTCATGGACTGGGTGGAAGGAATTCCGCTCTATGCGTGGGCCCAGGCCCAACGCCCTTCTTCGCGGCAGGTGCTTCAGCTTCTCGCGCGGCTCGCACGCGCCCTGGAGGCCACCCATTCGGCTGGAGGCCTCCACCGCGATGTGAAGGGTGACAACGTCCTTGTCCGGCGCGAAGACGCTCAGCCCTTCCTCATGGACTTCGGCTCCGGGCACTACCTGGGCGCCGCCACGCTGACTCGGGAGCCCCTTCCTCCCGGCACTCCGGCCTACCACTCCCCCGAGGCATGGGGCTCCATCCGCGGCTTCGGCAAGCGCGCCTCGACCCCGTATGCCCCGGGGCCCACGGATGACCTCTTCGCGCTGGGTGTCACCGCCTATCGGCTCATCACCGCGAAGTACCCACCGGTGGCGCACCCGGAGGATGACGATGCCTGGCTCTGGCGTCCCGAGGAGCTCCCGCATTGGACGGCGAGAATCTACAACCGCCGCTGCATTCCGGAGCTGAGCGCGCTGGTGTCCCGGATGCTCTCACCCCAACCCGAAGCGCGAGGCGGCGCGCGCGAGGTGGCTGAGGCGCTGGAGAATGCGGCACGCAGCGCGGGACGTGAGGCGGATGTGCCGCTCTTCACGGGAGAGGAGCCTCACCCCGCCGGCCTCTTTCCGCGCCCCCAGCACGTCAAGGTGCAGCGCCCTCCCCGCCCGCGCAGGTGGTCCTGGCTCGCGGCCGCCAGCCTCGGGGGCGCACTGGCGCTGAGCGCCGGGGGATTGCTGAATGTGAGTCGCTCCGAGGAGCCCGCGACGCCCCAGCTCGCGGCGCAGGAAGAGTCAGAAGAGGCAAGGGACGGCGGCACCGTGGCCCTCGGAGATACCGCGCTGACAGCGAGGGTGACGCCCGAGCGAGCCCCCTCCGAATGGTCACCCATCACGGATGACCTGCCACCCAAACCCCTCCCAGATCAGCGGCGCCCGGACGCTAGCGGCCGCTGTCCCAGCAAGGTGCAGGTGGCAATCAACGGCGGTTGTTGGACGAAGCTGCCCGTAGACCAGAAGGATTGTGATGGCGCGGACGGCTTTGAATACAGAGGCGCGTGCTACATCCCCGCCATGCGGAAACCACGCCCTGCCACCTCGAGCCCTGCGAAACGAAACGGCAGTCCATAG
- a CDS encoding DUF6310 domain-containing protein, giving the protein MLHRTCIALLLLLSACATMEPSQGKPEAPSPRLANLQRAALYPWTDDGHCVVREASNEWPILAERCFQALDRDRIRFRDVTKRCAVANADAAAPAVVALCVFAAPEIVVGAVIVIGAVVVAATIQEGIDAYQRNASHEREKSKTQTLPSSEQEPVANSEPTPKGSGPDWLPPISSDPSERPECRPIPGPPRGGNEPHDECANKVPGNDFPGLNVLITSKSTSKSFDALVLATRTLWEVKTYNLGHQSPRSRKFLVEVKLPQIREEARLAKECGYNFVVGVTSAEHKALLRTLEPNLTVVVMDWC; this is encoded by the coding sequence GTGCTTCACCGAACTTGCATCGCGCTCCTGCTCCTGCTCTCGGCCTGCGCAACCATGGAGCCGAGTCAGGGGAAGCCGGAGGCCCCAAGCCCGAGACTCGCCAATCTTCAGCGCGCGGCGTTGTATCCCTGGACGGACGACGGCCATTGCGTGGTGCGCGAAGCCTCCAACGAATGGCCCATCCTTGCGGAGCGGTGCTTTCAAGCGCTCGATCGCGACAGGATCAGGTTTCGGGATGTCACCAAACGATGCGCCGTTGCCAATGCGGATGCAGCCGCCCCTGCGGTCGTGGCCCTCTGTGTCTTTGCGGCACCCGAGATCGTCGTCGGGGCAGTGATTGTGATTGGCGCTGTCGTGGTGGCAGCCACCATCCAAGAGGGCATCGATGCTTATCAACGGAACGCATCCCACGAGCGCGAGAAGTCCAAGACTCAGACACTGCCATCCAGTGAGCAGGAACCCGTAGCGAACAGCGAGCCCACGCCGAAGGGCTCGGGTCCGGATTGGCTCCCTCCCATTTCATCCGATCCCTCGGAGCGACCTGAGTGCAGGCCCATCCCAGGACCTCCCCGTGGAGGCAACGAGCCTCATGACGAGTGTGCCAACAAGGTTCCAGGCAACGACTTCCCCGGTCTGAATGTGCTTATCACCAGCAAGAGTACAAGTAAGAGCTTCGATGCGCTGGTACTCGCTACGCGCACGCTGTGGGAGGTTAAAACCTACAACCTTGGCCACCAATCACCCCGCTCTCGGAAATTCCTTGTCGAAGTCAAATTGCCGCAGATCAGAGAAGAAGCCAGGCTTGCCAAGGAGTGTGGCTATAACTTCGTCGTTGGCGTCACGAGCGCTGAGCACAAGGCGCTACTAAGGACCTTGGAGCCGAACCTCACGGTCGTTGTCATGGATTGGTGCTAA
- a CDS encoding DUF5953 family protein codes for MISRNEIVISVYAPTLVGDETRPLSIAQGMERALPGLRLGWTTSEKEDLIPLPNRDQGIETDKGNGGFFFLCNEDEDRLVTLSGSENPLGLAADGVPHFEVHASLPLDTASIAAAADVLAAIGEFALAFWGHATPFNAGVEIAEQTSPTLAGPACPPRGLPALRLPDKIRSPEIPHRLGWLNYWSAAAAKAIGFPDPVRDAELLTRARRTPSGGWVVQLTDAPLDLDNPAHLDSLLRGYERFPEIGGRSAP; via the coding sequence GTGATTAGTCGCAACGAAATTGTTATCAGCGTCTATGCTCCGACGCTCGTGGGCGACGAGACGCGCCCTCTTTCCATCGCTCAAGGAATGGAGCGCGCGCTTCCTGGTCTGCGGCTGGGGTGGACGACTTCTGAAAAGGAAGACCTCATCCCATTGCCCAACCGCGATCAGGGGATAGAGACAGACAAGGGAAACGGCGGTTTCTTCTTCCTCTGCAACGAAGACGAAGATCGCCTGGTGACCCTTAGCGGGTCGGAGAACCCTCTCGGCCTTGCAGCCGACGGCGTGCCGCACTTCGAGGTTCATGCGAGCCTGCCGCTCGACACGGCGAGTATTGCGGCGGCAGCGGATGTGCTGGCGGCCATAGGGGAATTCGCGCTTGCGTTCTGGGGGCATGCGACGCCGTTCAACGCGGGTGTGGAGATCGCAGAGCAGACGAGTCCCACGTTGGCTGGGCCTGCTTGCCCTCCCCGAGGACTGCCAGCGCTCAGACTCCCCGACAAGATCCGCTCACCTGAGATTCCGCATCGCCTGGGGTGGCTGAACTATTGGTCTGCCGCTGCCGCGAAGGCCATCGGGTTCCCGGACCCGGTCCGCGACGCCGAGTTGCTCACGCGAGCGCGTCGCACGCCGTCGGGCGGATGGGTTGTGCAACTCACCGATGCGCCGCTCGATCTCGACAACCCCGCCCACCTGGACTCACTCCTACGGGGCTATGAGCGCTTCCCGGAGATCGGCGGTCGCTCAGCGCCTTGA